The Elusimicrobiota bacterium DNA window CGAAGGCCGCCCTCACGGACGGCACCGCCCAGGTCACTCAGACCGCGCGCGGGCTGCTCGACGGAGCACGGAGCCGCTGGCAGAACTTCCTGGGGAAGCCGGTCTCGAAGGACGCGCTGGTCCTCGCGAAGTAAGACGCCGCCCGGCGGCCGGGGAAAGCTCCCCGTCCGCCGGCCTCGTCAGGGCCGTTCGGTCCGGCAGTCCTGCGGGTCGCGGGGCACGCCCACGGAGAGCAGGAAGTTCAAGGCGAGCGCCAGCAGGGTCCCGAACGCGATCCCCGCGATGTTGACCCCCGCGACCGTCACGCCCTTGACCCCGAGGCCCGTGGCGGCGATCAGCGAGGTCCCGGCGACCACCAGGTTCCGGTGGTCGTGGAAGTCCACTCCGGCGTCCATCCAGATGCGCACTCCCATGAGCGCGATGAGGCCGTAGAGGATGAGCGTGACTCCCCCGAGCACCGGAGAGGGGATGGACTGGATGAGGGCCCCGAACTTCGGGCAGAGTCCCAGGAGTATCGCCATGCACGCCGCCGCGACGAAGTTCCAGGTGCTGAAGACGCGGGTGATGGCCATCACCCCCATGTTCTCCGCATAGGTCGTCTGCGGCGTGCCGCCGCCGAGCGCCGAGATGAAGCTCGCGCAGGCGTCGCCGAGGTAGGCGCGCCCGAGGTGCGGGTTCAGGTCGCGCTTCATGAAGCCGGAGATGGCCTCGATGTGCCCCTTGTTCTCGGCCACGAGCACCACGAAGACGGGCGCGATGACGAACAGGGCCCGGAGGCTGTAGACGGGGCTCTGAAAGGGCGGCAGGCCCAGCCAGGGCGCCTCGCGCAGCTCCTGCAGGATCCCCGGGTCGAGGATGCCGGTCGCCGCAGAGAGCGCGTAGCCGGCGATGACGCCGGTGAGGATGGGGAGCAACCGCAGCAGGCCGCGCCCGTGGATGGAGACCAGGGCGGCGGTGAGGAAGGTCGTGACGGCCACGCTCAGCCGGAGGAGGTCTCCCATGTCGTCGAGCGCGAACTCCGCGTTGAGGGCGTTGCCGACCGCCGAGGACGCGAGGTTGAGCCCGATGATGGCCACGACCGTCCCCGTCACGATCGGCGGCATGAGCCGGTCGATCCAGCGCGAGCCCCAGCGCAGCGTGGCCGCGCCGGCGAGGGCGTAGAGCACGGCGGCCGCGGCGATGCCGAAGAGGGCCTCGGGGATGCGCGCGGGGTCCCCGGCGGTGACGGCGAGCACGGGGCCGATGAAGGCGAAGCTCGAGCCCAGGTAGCTCGGAACCTTGAAGTCGGTGATGAAGATGAAGACGAGCGTTCCGACGCCCGAGAAGAAGAGCGCGACCTGCGGGTTGAAGCCCATGAGGATGGGCGCGAGGACGGTGGCTCCGAACATCGCCACGACGTGCTGCATGCCGAGCGGGATGAGGCGGGCGAGCGGCAGGCGGTCTTCGGGGTAGTAGGTCTTGTGGTTGCGGTCGGTCATAATCCTCTCCTGGTTCTCTCCGCGGCGAAGCGGACGGAAGGGTCCGGGTCGCTGAGAGCAAGGCGGTCGAGCTGCTTCTTGAAGCGGACGCGTTCGGCGATGAGCGGCGAGGGGAGGGCGAGGAGGCCCGCGAGCGCGGTCCGGCGCACCGAGGCGTCGCGGTCTCCGAGGGCCTTCCCGAGCAGGGGAAGGACCTTCTTTTCCGTCGTCTGGGAGACCCCGGCCGCCGCGAGCGCCCGCGTACGGGCTTCCGGGGCTCCGAGCGCTTTGCGGAGTTCCCCCTCCCCTTCGGCGCCCATCCGTCCGAGGCCGGCCGCGGCGCTCTCGCGCAGATAGGCGGAAGGATGGACGAGGAAGCGCGCGATGAGCGGGGCGTCCTCCCGGCGGCCGAGGGCGGAGAGTGCGACGAGCGCGGCCTGTACGACTTCCGGTTCCTGATCGTCGAGAAGTCGGGCGAGGACCTTCCGCGCCTGCGGCTCTTGCGCGGCGCTTTCGGCGAGTTCGGCGCTCAACGCCGAGGCGTACGCGGCGGGTCGGGCTGAGAGCACGGCGGCGAAGGCCTTGAGGGTCGAGGGCGGCAGGGCGGAGAACGGGCTCGGGGCCGCGCGCAGGAGCGCGACCCGCTCGTCGGCGGTCATCCCTTCTCCGAGCGCGAG harbors:
- a CDS encoding solute carrier family 23 protein is translated as MTDRNHKTYYPEDRLPLARLIPLGMQHVVAMFGATVLAPILMGFNPQVALFFSGVGTLVFIFITDFKVPSYLGSSFAFIGPVLAVTAGDPARIPEALFGIAAAAVLYALAGAATLRWGSRWIDRLMPPIVTGTVVAIIGLNLASSAVGNALNAEFALDDMGDLLRLSVAVTTFLTAALVSIHGRGLLRLLPILTGVIAGYALSAATGILDPGILQELREAPWLGLPPFQSPVYSLRALFVIAPVFVVLVAENKGHIEAISGFMKRDLNPHLGRAYLGDACASFISALGGGTPQTTYAENMGVMAITRVFSTWNFVAAACMAILLGLCPKFGALIQSIPSPVLGGVTLILYGLIALMGVRIWMDAGVDFHDHRNLVVAGTSLIAATGLGVKGVTVAGVNIAGIAFGTLLALALNFLLSVGVPRDPQDCRTERP